GTGGAAGCCGACGAGTAGCACGGGGACGTCGTTGAAGTACTGGACGTAGCCGATCGCAGCCTGGGCGACGATGACCGCGAGGACGGTGTTCGACCGCGTGATCTGTTCGGCCGAGGCGCCCTCACGGCGCAACACGACGGCGAGGCCGATGGCGACCAGGCAGAGCGCGACGACCGTCGACCCGTGGATGCGCGCGACGTCGGGCACGTCGAACCCGAGCCGTTCCACGTCCTCGTCGCCCCCGTGGGGACCCGAGCCGGTGACGATCGTCCCCGTCACGACGGCCCCGAGCGTGAGCAGGCTCGTGAGTCGGACCAGGCGGACCTGCGCGGGACCGTGCCCGTCGCGGGGCCGGTGGGCGCCGTCGGCGAGATGGTCGGGGATCCCCGACCGGTGGTGCAGGACCACCGCGTTCCAGATCAGGACGATGGACAACAGGAAGTGTGAGATCACGAGCCACGGGGTCAGGTGGTAGATCACGACGAGTCCGCCCAGGACGATCTGGCCGAGCACCCCCGCGACCAGTCCGAGGCTCCACAGCGTCAGATCCCGGC
This region of Acidimicrobiales bacterium genomic DNA includes:
- a CDS encoding COX15/CtaA family protein, translated to MRRRISPERYRAITVVALVALAVIIVTGAAVRLTGSGLGCSDWPSCEEDQFHADLEYHALIEFVNRLITGIVSIAVIAAVLGSLARRPRRRDLTLWSLGLVAGVLGQIVLGGLVVIYHLTPWLVISHFLLSIVLIWNAVVLHHRSGIPDHLADGAHRPRDGHGPAQVRLVRLTSLLTLGAVVTGTIVTGSGPHGGDEDVERLGFDVPDVARIHGSTVVALCLVAIGLAVVLRREGASAEQITRSNTVLAVIVAQAAIGYVQYFNDVPVLLVGFHVAGSVALVTVVLRLHLAVAGFDPGDVDGPDPGDADGDTADTTPAPALR